The Thermosynechococcus sp. CL-1 genomic interval AGGGCATTGGCTTCACTGACGATGCTGGAACTTGGCGTTGCCGGTACGGGACGGGTGACGAGGGGTAAGAGTTGCACAAGGTTCCATTGCCCCATTGTTGTCCGTGCCCAAGTATCAAGGCTCTTGACAATTTCATCCGCTAGGCGATCGCGATACTCCGCTCCCCGCTCCGAAAAGAGAAAATCTAAAGCCTGCTCCAGCACCACATTAAAGTCATAGTCACGGCTCTCGCGGGCATTGCGCAGCAGATTTTCTAGGCGCGTCCAGCGAAATTGACCATCCTTGAGGAGCAGGTTCGTGAGACTCGTGCGCAGCTCTGGGGCAGGATCCGTGAGCAGTCGTTTGGCAATGTAAGGATAGGCGGCACTGAGTACCTTAAAGTTGGGGTCAACGCCCATGGCAATCCCTTCCATGGTCAGGAGCGATCGCACAATCAAGGCATAATAGGCGGGCACCTGAAAAGGATACTCATACATCACCTCTGACAGGCGATCGAAAATGCGTTGGATATTTAGTTCCGAGACACTTGCCCCCAAGGCATCCTCAAAGACCAAGGCCAGCGCCGGAATAATTGGTTCCAGATCTGTATCGGGGGTTAGGAACCCTAAATGAACATAGTCGTAGGCAAGGCTTTCGTACTCACGGTTAACAATGTGGACAATGGCATTCAGCAAGCCATAGCGTTGCTCTGGGGCAATCTCACTCATCATGCCAAAGTCGAGATAGGCCAATTTGCCGCTGGGCATGGCCAGCAGATTTCCCGGATGGGGATCAGCATGGAAAAACCCATGTTCGAGCAACTGCCGCAGGGAGCACTGCACCCCCACATACACCATGTAGCGCGGATCAATCCCCAAGGCCTGAATTTGCTGCGGTTGGTTGAGTTTCACCCCCGTCACCCACTCCATGGTGAGCACCCGCCGCCGCGTATAATTCCAGTAAATCTTGGGAATATAGACATCGGTTAAGTGGCCATAGAGACGGGCAAAGCGTTCGGCATTCCGTCCCTCTTGGGTATAATCCATTTCCTCAAAGAGGCGACCAGCAAATTCATCGAGAATGGCCACTAAATCACTGCGAATCTCCTTGATCAGGCGTTTTGCCCAATAGGCCACCCCCCGCAGAATATAAATGTCTAGGGTAATACTTTCCGCCAAGCCGGGGCGCTGCACTTTAATGGCCACCTCTTCGCCACTGTGGAGTTTGCCGCGGTACACCTGTCCAAGGGAAGCGGCAGCAATCGGATGATCACTGATTTCGGCAAAAAGCTCACTGGGGGGGGCGCCCAATTCCTCCTCAATAAAGTGAAAGGCCACTTCATTGGGAAAGGGGGGCAACTGATCTTGGAGTTTGGTCAATTCCTCCAGATAGACGGCGGGCAGCAGATCCGGACGGGTGGAGAGGGCTTGTCCCACTTTGATATAGGCAGGGCCAAGGCGGGTGAGGGTTTCCCGCAGGGCGATCGCTCGCTGGTGTTGATTTTGTTTACTTTGGCCTGTGACCCTGTCCCACCAACGGTTAAAGAGCAACCAAAACACTGGCCAGAGAATCCGCAACCAGCGACTCAAGACGAGTAAAGGCCGCTGCCGATAGTAGGCATCAATGGCCACGGGATCGTAGGGTTGAAAGGTCTCCGGATCATTGGGAAGGGTTTCAGCCGCGATCGCAATCTCTTGGGGCGCGGAATCACTGGGGACAATTGCCGTATTCATGGGCAGTCGCGCAAACTCTTAAAGTATTTTAACAATCAGTTCATCCTCAAGGAGGGCGGAAAATGCGCCTAGTCATTTTGGGGGCAACGGGGCAGGTGGGCTGGCAATTGGTGCAGCAGGCACCCCCCGGCGTTGAAGTCATTCCCATTGCTCGCCAAGGCACTGCCGTAACGCTGGACTTGGAAGATTTAGAGGCCATTCCCAACCTGGTAAAAACCCTTTGCCCCGATGTGGTCATCAATGCGGCGGCCTACACTGCTGTAGATCAGGCGGAACAGGAACCGGAACGGGCACAGCGGATGAATGGCACTGCCGTGGGTCTTTTGGCAGAAACGATGGCCGCCTTGGGTGGGCTGTTGATTCACTACTCGACGGATTATGTGTTTGCTGGTACTCAATCGCGACCCTATCGCGAAACCGATGCCCCTGCCCCCCTCAATGCCTATGGCTATAGTAAGTGGCTAGGAGAGCAGGCGATCGCCACCCATCACCCCGCCCATCTAATCTTGCGCACCAGTTGGGTGTATGACCTGCGGGGCAAGAACTTTTTGCGCACCATGGTTCGCCTTGCCCAAACCCGTCCTCTCGTTCGGGTCGTTGCCGATCAAATCGGCACGCCCACGGCTGCCCCCTTCATTGCCCAAGTCACCTATCAACTGTTGGAACGCTGGCAGGCGGATCCCTCCCTGAGCGGTCTCTATCACCTGACGCCCCGCGGCAGTACCAGTTGGTATGGCTTTGCGGTAAAAATTTTTGATCACCTGCGTGCCAAAGGCTATGCAACTGCCACCCTAGAGGCGATTCCCAGCAGTGAGTATCCGACACCGGCCAAGCGACCCGCCTTTTCTACCCTGAACTGCGAGAAGTTGGAGGCGGTTTTGGGGACTTCCCTCCCCTCATGGGAAGCGGTTCTTCAGCCCCTTTTAGACCAACTAGATCCGCAATCCGTGCTTTAGGGGGGTGTCGCAACGGTTGTTTTCATTTGGCTGAACCAGTCAATGAGTTGCTCCAGTTGTTTCTCCACCGGTTGCGTCCCTAGACCCCGCACGGTAATTTTGCCCTGACTGTAGACAAACCGACTTTGGAGATGCGTGGGCAGTTGCTCTAGGAGCAGTTTCCATGCGGGTTCAGCCATCGGAGTTTCCAAGATCACATGTTGCTTGCCTTCCGGACGAATGCGGCTAATGCCACACTGGCGCGCCAGTTGTTTGAGTTCCACAACCCGCAGCAGTTGCTGAACTGATTTGGGCAATGCCCCATAGCGATCGCTCCACTCTGCTGCCAATTGCCTCAAGTCTTCTTTTGTCGTTGCAGCGGACACCGCGCGGTAGGCGGCCATCTTTTGCTCCAAATCGGGCATATAGTCAGCGGGAATAAAGGCAGTGACATTGAGATCCACTTGGGTATCGTCAACGGCGGGAATCTCTTGGCCACGAATTTCAGCGATCGCCTCCTCGAGCAGTTCCACGTACAAATCAAAGCCAACACTGTCCAGTTGACCGTGCTGCTCCGCCCCTAGGAGATTGCCGACACCGCGAATTTCCATGTCTCGCATTGCCAGTTGGTAGCCCGATCCCAGTTGGGTAAACTCCTGAATAGCCCGCAGCCGTTGGCGTGCCGCCTCAGTCAGCACCTCTTGACGGGGATAAAACAACCACGCATGGGCTTGAATGCCCGCTCGGCCAACCCGACCCCGCAGTTGATAAAGCTGTGCCAAGCCAAACCGCTGCGCATCCTCCACCAAAATCGTATTCACACGGGGAATATCTAAGCCGGACTCAATGATGGTCGTACACACCAGAATATTGGCTTCACCATTGCTAAAGGCAAGCATCGTGGATTCCAGTTCTCCTTCTGCCATCTGGCCGTGAGCAATGAGAATACGGGCACTGGGCACCATCCCTTGCAGCTTTGCCGCCACCTCCTCAATTCCCGCAACCCGCGGCACAACATAGAAAACTTGACCCCCCCGATCCAATTCTTGGCGAATCGCACTGCGCACCGTTTCTGGGTCATAGGGAGCAAGGTGGGTTTGAATCGGGCGCCGCGAGGGGGGTGGTGTGGTGATTAGACTCATTTCTCGAACCCCCGACAGAGCCATATAGAGGGTGCGGGGAATTGGCGTTGCACTGAGGGTGAGCACATCCACTTGGATTTTGAGGGCTTTGATTTTCTCCTTTTGGTTGACGCCAAAGCGTTGTTCCTCATCCACCACCAGTAGCCCTAAGTCCCGAAATTTAACGCTCTTGCTCAGGAGCTGGTGCGTCCCAACGACAACATCCATTTCGCCCGTTTTCAGCTTTTGCAGGATCTCTTGCCGCTCACTCTCGGTGCGGAAACGGTTGAGCAGCCCCACTTGAATCGGATAGGGAGCAAAGCGTTCCTTGAGGGTGTGGTAATGCTGCTGCGTTAGGATTGTCGTCGGGGCAAGAACGGCCACCTGTTTGCCTGCCATCACGGCTTTGAAAATAGCGCGAATGGCCACTTCGGTTTTCCCAAAGCCCACATCACCGCAGACCAGCCGATCCATGGGGCGATCGCTCTCCATATCGGCCTTGACCTCTTGGATGGCCTTGAGTTGATCCGGGGTGGGCTGATAGGGAAACGAGTCCTCCATTTCCTGCTGCCACGGTGTATCTGGAGGGAAGGCAAAGCCCCGTTGTTGGGCGCGTTGGGCATAGAGTTGCAGCAGATCCACCGCCACTTTCTTAATGGCCTTGCGCACCCGTGCTTTGGTACGTTCCCAAGTGTTGCCCGTTAACTTATTCAGTTGGGGAACGCCATCGCTTTGCTTACGGTAGCGGGAGAGGCTGTTGAGTTGATCGGCGGCAACGCGGAGAATGCCATCGGCATATTGCAGGGCGAGATACTCGCGGGTTTCGTTGTTAATCGTTAGCGTTTCTAGGCGCAGGAACTGACCAATGCCGTGTTGGCGATGGACGACGTAGTCCCCCGGCTGGAGCTTGTTGAGATCCACCTGTTTGGCAGCAGCGCGGCGGCGTTTGCGCACATAGCCAAGGTTGACCAAGTTGTGCTGACCAAAGAACTCGCGATCGCTCACCAGCACCGTGCGGAACGTAGGCAAAATAAAGCCACTAATTTCCGCTAGACCACTGGCCTTCAAGGCAATGGGCAGTCGCTGCTGTTGCAGCTTATCAATGGCCGGAAAGTCCTTGGGATTGGGCACAAACTGGGCGGGGCAATCATGCTCCTGCAACAGGGCTACAGAGCGACTCGGCTGCGCAGAGACTAACCACACGGTGTACCCCTTGTCCCGTTCCTCCCGCAGGGTTGCCGCCAAGCGACCAAATTGGTGGGGAATGGCTGGAATCGCCCGTGCTGATAAATTGAGACCGAGTCCCTCACTGGCCAGTTCGTAGAGGTGCACCCGTTGAAACCGCTCGAGGGCTTGGACACTGGCTGACCACGGACGATGGATGGGGGGGGGTGGCGTTTCAAGGCTTTGCCAGTAGGCTTGACTGTGCTCATACCAGCGATCGCCATGGGCAGCACAGAGGGGCGGCTCATCCACGGCAATGAGGGTTTGGGCAGGCAAATAATCCAAGAGCGAAGCCGGTTGCGGAAAAGCCACCCCCAGATAGCGCCGCAATCCCTCTTGATCCTCTGAAATGAGATGGGCGTGATCCGCTGCCCGCAGGGCTTGGGCAATCAGGGGAGTAAAACTAATGGGCGTCAGGGTTACCTGCGCAAGGGCATCAAGGCGATCGCCCTCGGTGTGTAGGGAGCGTTGACTGGCCGGATCAAACTCGCGAATGGACTCAATCTCATCGCCAAACCACTGCAAGCGCACCGGTAGCTCCGCCGAGACGGGGAAAATATCCACAATGTCGCCGCGCCGACTCCACTGGCCTTCCGTTTCCACGAGAGAAACCCGCTCATAACCAAGGGCTGCCAAGGCGGTGGCCACTTCCCCTAGGGAGTGCTCTTGACCCACCTCTAAAGTTAGACAGGCGGCACGAAACTGCTCTGGTGGGGGTAAATGGGGTTGCAGTGCCCGTTCCGTGGTGACAATTGCAATATTGGGGCGATCGCTCTCGACTAGAACTTGCAGCTGCCCCCAGACCATCTCCGCTTCCAAGTCAAAGGGGTCATAGGGAGAGGCCTCCGATGTCGGGTAAAAGAGCACCGCCTCCCAACCCATCAGTTCCAATTGCGCCGCCCAGCGTCCCCCCTCCTCTAGAGTGGAAGTAATCACACACAGCGATTGCTGACTCTGCTGCGCCAATGTGGTGGCCACAAAGCCCTTGACAAGGCGGGGCATCCCCGTGAGGACCAGTTCCCGTTGGTGTTGTAATTTGCTGAGCAGTTCAGCTGTCAGCGGCAGCTTACCCCAACTGCGGGGAATGGCCATTAAGGACATAGACGAGTGTCAGTGCAGGTGATCAAGACTTGAGAATTGAATTGCGACCCCTTGGGGCAGCGCTAACGCATTATAATTCTTACGCTCTCCTATCATTGTAAAAAGCAGGACAAGGATTCAGAAAACTCTAGCTAAAGCGCTTTTCGACAATTAGGGGGTAAAGAAGGGGGGATGCTCCTGTTTGGTAGCCACTTTGGCTGTTTTCAGTGTGTGCCATCCCTGTAAAAAGAGCTACATCACTGCTGAAGAGAGGGTGGAACCCCGTGGGCACTTCCTTCATAATTGTGAAAGAGTAGGAATTGCAGAGATTGAATGACGCGATCGCCCGATATTGATAGTCCGGCTCCAGAATCCTCAGCGATTGTTGACAGCACCCTTGAGGCAAGCGACCCCATTGACCCTGAGGATGAACTGCCCAATGAAGTGGAAATGTCCCTCTGGGATCACCTTGAGGAGTTGCGACAGCGGCTCTTTGTTGTCCTCGGCACTGTTGCTGTCACCATTGTTCTCTGCTTTACCCAAGTCCGCTGGATCATTCAGTTCCTTGAAAAACCAGCCCATGGTGCGAAATTCCTGCAACTCAGTCCGGGGGAGTACTTTTTTGTCTCCTGTAAAGCGGCGGCCTACAGTGGCATCCTCCTAGCGACGCCGATGATTCTCTACCAAGCCATCCGTTTTATCCTGCCGGGATTGACACGACGTGAGCAACGCTTGCTGGCACCGGTGGTTTTTGGTTCATCCATTCTCTTTATTGCCGGTTTGGCCTTTGCCTATACCCTCTTGGCACCCGCAGCCCTTGGCTTTTTCATTAACTATGGGGCAGATGTGGTTGAGCAACTGTGGTCGATCGATCGCTATGTAGATTTTATTTTGCTATTGCTCCTTGCCACCGGCCTCGCCTTCCAAGTCCCGATTCTCCAGTTGGTCCTCATTGCCCTCGGGATTGTTTCCATCCCGCAAATGCTCAGCCAATGGCGCTACGTGGTGATTATTGCCGTAGCCGTGGCAGCGGTTTTGACCCCCTCCATTGATCCAATTACTCAAGGACTGTTGGCGGGTGCTCTGCTTGCCCTCTACTTTACGGGGATTGGCTTGGCCAAGCTGATGGGGGTGGGGCGTTCTGAGGCTTAAACTTGCAATACCCCCAAAAAAGACTCAATCAGAAAAGATGATTTTGGCGATAAAAATCAATTATGGCGATCGCCCCTCGAACTTATCAAGGCTCTCAATAGAGATGATATGCTGATGTTGCCAAATTAGTGCATCCCTTCGCGATCGCAAAAATGGCATTACTTTAACAAATTTTTGTGTTTAGGAGCGGTCTTCATGCCCATTGCCCTTGGGATGGTAGAAGTACTGGGTCATCCCCCTGCCTTAGCCGTTGCCGATGTGATGGTGAAAGCGGCGCGTGTTACCCTTGTGGGCTATGAAGTGGTCAGTGGTGCTCGCCTGACGATTATTGTGCGCGGCGACGTTTCTGAAGTGCAAATTGCGGTTGCAGCGGGTGTGGAAGCCGCCAAGAAAATTCCAGCTCAAAGTCCTAAGGAAAAAACGCTCTATCTGTCGTCAACGGTGATCCCGCGCCCCCACGGGAATTTAGAGGCCGTTTTCCCGAAAATGCGGTTCCAATATGGCGATGGCTGGGAGCGTTTTCTCGTTTAGCAGCCCTAGGAAAAGTTCTCTAAAGCTTCTCTAATGCGCAAAGCTCCACCGCCCAGATAATTGGCTCAGAAGGGAGAACCCCCCCAATCAACTATCTCAACAGTGAAGCCGCAAAATCGCTAGGAAACAGTTTTAGAGGGATACCTAGGCTAGACCGGTGTTGACCCCCGGCTTACCCGTAAACAGTTCCACTTTCACAATTTTGCCACCCATTTTTTGGATGCGTTGTTGCTCGCGGAACCAGTTTTCGTAGGGCACCAGTTTTGTGAAATAGGTGTTTTGCAGTTCGCGCTGGGTGCGAATACGGGTTTGACTCGGCACACAGGCAGTAATTTTGAACATGCGCATGGGATGGGACTCCAAATCTATGTGGGGTGATTACACGTCTGGGAGCTAAAGGCCAGACTCAGACTGTTTAAGCACAATTGCCATGACAGGCTGACACTCTAACCCCTAACTCCCAGACAGATGTGCGACTGGAGAGCTGTACTTAGCTTAAGCCAGAGCAGATGTAGTCAAAGTAGATGCCCATTTCTTTGCCGGCATCGGCACCCACCAAGCTGGCGGTGACTTCTTTCATGGCTTGGATGGCTTGCACAGTGGCAGCGATGGGCACACCCAAGGAGTTGTAGGTTTCTTTCAACCCATTGAGCACCCGCTCATCGAGGATGGAAGGATCCCCAGCCAGCATGGCATAGGTGGCATAGCGCAGGTAGTAGTCGAGGTCACGGATACAGGCCGCATAGCGACGGGTGGTGTACATGTTGCCACCGGGACGGGTGATGTCAGAGTAGAGCAGAGATTTGGCCACTGCTTCCTTGACGATATTGGCGGCATTGGCGCTGATCACGGTCGCAGCACGCACCCGTAGTTCGCCCGTTGCGAAGTAAGCTTTCAGCTTCTCCATGGCGGCGGTGTCGAGGTATTTGCCTTGCACGTCAGAGGCGTTGATGACAGCGGTAATCGCGTCTTGCATAGTTCTTTTTCCTCAAAAACTGATTTGGATGATGGATCAATGAAGGATGCTGAGGCGACCTACTGCATGGCGCCAATCACGAAGTCAAAGTAAGAACCGGCTTCAGCGGCATCTTCTGCAGACAGCAGCGAGGAAGCAACGTTCTTCATGGCGCGGATCCCTTCGGCCACGGCAGGAATGGGGGTGCCGAGGGAGTTGTACATTTCACGCACACCCACCAAACCAATTTCTTCGATGGGGGTGACATCACCCGCAACAATACCGTAGGTCACAAGCCGCAGGTAGTAGTCGAGGTCACGCAGGCAGGTGGCGGTCATTTCTTCACCGTAGGCATTGCCACCGGGGGAGACCACATCAGGCCGTTTTTGGAAGAGTTGATCGCCCGCTTGCTTGACAATCCGCTCGCGGTTTTCGGTCAGGGTTTGGGCAATGCGCAGACGACGCTCGCCGGTGCTGACAAAGCTTTTAATGCGATCCAGTTCACCGGGGCTGAGGTAACGGGCCTCGGCATCTGCATTCACGATCGATTTCGTGACGACGCTCATTGAGTTCCTCCAAAGTTGGAATTGTAAAACAAGGGTCTTGATAATGTGGCATCTGCCATTGGAATGTTACGACTCACCGCACTCCTGTAGGAGAGATAGGTACGGCGATGGACCCGACGGGCTGACGTAACCTTCCGCAAACATTCTCAGGCATAGGGGGGACATCTCCCACATCATCGCAATCCTTTTTAACATTCTTAACATTTTTTCAAAAATCTGCTAAGGGCAGCTATTCCAGCCATTCGATAATGCGGGTGCCAAGGTTGAGGGGAATATTCACGGCTTTGCCGAGGCGGGGTTTCTCACGGGTGGTCTCAATAAAGGTGCAAACTTGCTGGGCACAGCCCCAGTCATTGAGGTGCTGGGCGATCGCCCCAAGGTGGGCGGCATAATCTTCAGGCGTATCGGGATAGGAGGCCTGCTCGAGGTAGCGCCACATCACCTGCAAAAAGATGCGATCGCCCACGCGGCGAAACTGAAGGTCAAAGGAGCGCCCCCATTTGCGCAGGAGCAAGGCATGGAGTTCATCACCAGTGAGGGGCGTCAGCATTGGCAAGAATTTCAGCCCTTGCGGCTAGGACGGCTCGGACAGTGTGATAATAGTTAACAAACGTAATTATTTTACGGCTGTTCGTTTCGATTCCTTAGTAAATAAGCGTAAACCATGGCTCAAGTTTCTGGAATGTCTGATGTGCCCGATATGGGGCGGCGACAGTTTATGAACCTGCTGACGTTTGGTACCATTACCGGTACAGCGTTGGGCGCTCTGTACCCTGTCGTCAAGTATTTCATTCCGCCCTCCAGTGGCGGCACGGGTGGTGGTGTAGTTGCCAAGGATGCATTGGGCAACGATATTAAGGTTTCCGACTACCTGACGAAGCACCTGCCGGGCGATCGCTCCCTTGCCCAAGGGATTAAAGGGGATCCCACCTACGTGATTGTTACTGAGGATCACCAAATTGCCAATTACGGCTTGAATGCCGTCTGCACTCACCTTGGCTGCGTGGTGCCTTGGAATGTCAGTGAAAACAAGTTCATTTGCCCCTGCCACGGCTCTCAATACGACAGCACGGGTAAAGTGGTGCGTGGCCCTGCTCCCCTCTCCTTGGCACTGGTGAATGCCACGGTTACCGAAGATGACAAACTGGTGTTTACCCCTTGGACGGAAACCGATTTCCGCACGGGCAAAGAACCTTGGTGGACGTAAAAAGAAATTAGGGAGTGGTATGAAACGCTTTTTCAAATCGTTGACGCTGGCGATCGCCCTTGCCGCCAGTGTGCTTCTTTGGTCACCGCAAGCACAGGCCTATCCATTTTATGCCCAGCAGGGCTATGACAGTCCTCGCGAAGCGACTGGGCGAATTGTCTGTGCCAACTGTCACCTCGCCGCCAAACCCACCCAAGTGGAAGTGCCCCAAGCCGTCACCCCCGATTCCGTCTTTGAAGCCGTGGTGAAAATTCCCTACGACACCCGTGTGCAACAGGTGCTGGGGGATGGCTCTAAGGGCGGTCTGAATGTCGGTGCAGTTCTCATGCTGCCCGAGGGTTTCAAAATTGCTCCTCCCGATCGCATTCCCGAGGAGTTACAAGCCAAAACCAGCGGCATTTACTACCAGCCCTACAGTGAGGACAAGCAAAACATTATTCTGGTGGGGCCCTTACCGGGTGAGCAGTATCAGGAAATTGTTTTCCCCGTCCTCGCCCCCAACCCTGCCACGGATAAATCGATCCACTTCGGTAAATACTCCGTTCACGCCGGGGGCAACCGCGGTCGCGGCCAAGTCTATCCCAATGGTGAAAAGAGCAACAATAACGTCTTTACTGCACCGATCGCGGGCACGATTACCAGTATTACCGCTAACCCCGATGGCAGTACTGCGGTGGTGATCACCCCCGAGAGTGGTGAAGCAGTGACAGAGACCATTCCCGCTGGCCCTGACCTCATTGTCAGTGAAGGCCAAACGGTGGCAGCGGGTGAAGCCCTCACCAACAATCCCAATGTGGGTGGTTTTGGGCAAAAGGATACGGAAATTGTCCTGCAGGATCCCAACCGCATTAAGTGGCTGTTGGTCTTCTTTGCCGCCATTACCCTCTCGCAAATTCTGCTGGTTCTGAAGAAGAAACAAGTGGAGAAAGTGCAAGCCGCCGAGATGAGTCTCTAAAGGAGTCCTATCACCCACGGTAGTGCAATCCCTCCATGACACGATTGTGGCGATCGCCACGGCTATTGTGCCCCAGCAAGGGAGTATTGGCATTGTCCGTCTCTCAGGCGCCAAAGCAGTCGCGATCGCCCAGTCTTTATTTGAAGCCCCCGGCAAGCAGCCTTGGGAATCCCATCGCATTCTCTATGGCTATGTCCGCGACCCCCAAACCAGAGAACGGGTCGATGAAGCCCTCCTGCTGTTAATGCTGGCGCCCCGCTCCTACACCCGCGAAGATGTGGTGGAATTCCACTGTCATGGTGGCCTCATCCCTGTCCAGCGCGTGCTGCAACTGTGTGTCGCCGCAGGGGCACGCCTCGCCGAGCCGGGGGAATTTACGCTGCGCGCCTTCCTCAACGGTCGCCTTGATCTCACCCAAGCCGAGAGTGTGGCCGAACTGGTGGCTGCCCAATCCACAACCGCCGCTCAAATTGCTTTGGCGGGTCTGACAGGAAAATTCGCCCGCCCCCTCAAGCAGATTCGTCAGACCTGTTTATCCCTCTTGGCGGAAATTGAAGCGCGACTCGATTTTACGGACGAGCTACCCCCCCTTGACCCCGCAGCCATTGCTGAGGACATTCGTCAGTTGCAACACCAAGTAGCAGCGTTTTTGGCCACGGCAGAACGGGGAGCACTGATCCGCACTGGGCTAAAAGTGGCCATTGTGGGTCGCCCCAATGTCGGTAAGTCGAGTCTGCTCAATGCTTGGAGCCGTAGCGATCGCGCCATTGTTACAGATTTACCCGGCACCACCCGCGATATTGTCGAGTCCCAATTGGTTGTCGGTGGCATTCCAATCCAAGTCCTTGATACGGCCGGCATTCGCGAGACCGATAACTTGGTGGAACAAATTGGCGTCCAGCGATCGCGCCAAGCCGCAGCCAGTGCTGATCTCATCCTCCTTGTCATTGATGCCAGTCAAGGGTGGACAGCCGCCGATCAGGAGATTTACGACCAACTCGAGCTGCAGCAGCGGCGGCAGCAAGCGCCTCAGTCCGTCTTGGTGGTTTTGAATAAAGCTGATCTCCTCAGCGAAACCGTAGAGGTTCAGGATATTCCATTGCCCATTGCCCCCATTCCCACTGTGCTGCTCTCGGCCCTCAGTCAAAGGGGAATTGAGTCTCTCGAGGACGCCATTTTAGACCTTGTTCAAGGCCAAGGGGTTACCGCCGCCAACCTAGACTTTGCCATCAACCAACGTCAAGCCGCGCTCTTGGAGCAGGTTCACCAATCCCTGAATCATGTGCTTGCGGCCATTGATGCCCAACTCCCCCTTGATTTTTGGACAATTGACCTGCATGCTGCCGCTCGTGCCCTTGGTACCCTAACCGGGGAAGAGGTGACTGAGTCTGTGCTAGAACAAATCTTTAGCCGTTTTTGCATTGGAAAATAGCCCATGCTTTGGAATACCAGCTACCGGCCGTTACTTGCTTATATCCTTCCCTATCGGCGACGGTTGCTGGTCGCTTTTTTGTGTACCCTCGGCTACGTCTCGACCATGCCGGCGATCGCCTACCTGATTGGCCAAGCGGCGAAGCTCATCGGGGCAGGGGATTTGATAGGCCTGATTCAATGGTGTGCAGCCTCCTCGCTGCTGTTTGTCGGTCGTAGTTTTTGCCAATTTGGCCAAGATGTCCTAATGTCCGATATTTCCCTACGGATTGTCTATGACATTCGGGTGCGGCTGTACCGTCATCTGCATCGTTTGGGGGTGGACTATTTTGAAAAGGCAGCGACCGGCGATCTCACCTACCGCCTCACTGAGGATGTGGATCGCATTGGCGTCATGGTCAATAGCAGTTTTCATCGCCTCATCCCCTCAACTTTAACCACAGTTGCGGTCATTGGTTATATGTTCTACCTCAACTGGCAACTGACATTGGGGACGATGATCATTGCGCCGCTGATGACGTTTCTCATCGCTTGGTTT includes:
- a CDS encoding AarF/ABC1/UbiB kinase family protein; the encoded protein is MNTAIVPSDSAPQEIAIAAETLPNDPETFQPYDPVAIDAYYRQRPLLVLSRWLRILWPVFWLLFNRWWDRVTGQSKQNQHQRAIALRETLTRLGPAYIKVGQALSTRPDLLPAVYLEELTKLQDQLPPFPNEVAFHFIEEELGAPPSELFAEISDHPIAAASLGQVYRGKLHSGEEVAIKVQRPGLAESITLDIYILRGVAYWAKRLIKEIRSDLVAILDEFAGRLFEEMDYTQEGRNAERFARLYGHLTDVYIPKIYWNYTRRRVLTMEWVTGVKLNQPQQIQALGIDPRYMVYVGVQCSLRQLLEHGFFHADPHPGNLLAMPSGKLAYLDFGMMSEIAPEQRYGLLNAIVHIVNREYESLAYDYVHLGFLTPDTDLEPIIPALALVFEDALGASVSELNIQRIFDRLSEVMYEYPFQVPAYYALIVRSLLTMEGIAMGVDPNFKVLSAAYPYIAKRLLTDPAPELRTSLTNLLLKDGQFRWTRLENLLRNARESRDYDFNVVLEQALDFLFSERGAEYRDRLADEIVKSLDTWARTTMGQWNLVQLLPLVTRPVPATPSSSIVSEANALEHLRRIFSILQDTPGFDWGKVIPAILRIIVRPEVQQMGQRIVNGLLQRAIARFIREMLLADSQPALQTTSLSR
- the rfbD gene encoding dTDP-4-dehydrorhamnose reductase; the protein is MRLVILGATGQVGWQLVQQAPPGVEVIPIARQGTAVTLDLEDLEAIPNLVKTLCPDVVINAAAYTAVDQAEQEPERAQRMNGTAVGLLAETMAALGGLLIHYSTDYVFAGTQSRPYRETDAPAPLNAYGYSKWLGEQAIATHHPAHLILRTSWVYDLRGKNFLRTMVRLAQTRPLVRVVADQIGTPTAAPFIAQVTYQLLERWQADPSLSGLYHLTPRGSTSWYGFAVKIFDHLRAKGYATATLEAIPSSEYPTPAKRPAFSTLNCEKLEAVLGTSLPSWEAVLQPLLDQLDPQSVL
- the mfd gene encoding transcription-repair coupling factor, whose amino-acid sequence is MSLMAIPRSWGKLPLTAELLSKLQHQRELVLTGMPRLVKGFVATTLAQQSQQSLCVITSTLEEGGRWAAQLELMGWEAVLFYPTSEASPYDPFDLEAEMVWGQLQVLVESDRPNIAIVTTERALQPHLPPPEQFRAACLTLEVGQEHSLGEVATALAALGYERVSLVETEGQWSRRGDIVDIFPVSAELPVRLQWFGDEIESIREFDPASQRSLHTEGDRLDALAQVTLTPISFTPLIAQALRAADHAHLISEDQEGLRRYLGVAFPQPASLLDYLPAQTLIAVDEPPLCAAHGDRWYEHSQAYWQSLETPPPPIHRPWSASVQALERFQRVHLYELASEGLGLNLSARAIPAIPHQFGRLAATLREERDKGYTVWLVSAQPSRSVALLQEHDCPAQFVPNPKDFPAIDKLQQQRLPIALKASGLAEISGFILPTFRTVLVSDREFFGQHNLVNLGYVRKRRRAAAKQVDLNKLQPGDYVVHRQHGIGQFLRLETLTINNETREYLALQYADGILRVAADQLNSLSRYRKQSDGVPQLNKLTGNTWERTKARVRKAIKKVAVDLLQLYAQRAQQRGFAFPPDTPWQQEMEDSFPYQPTPDQLKAIQEVKADMESDRPMDRLVCGDVGFGKTEVAIRAIFKAVMAGKQVAVLAPTTILTQQHYHTLKERFAPYPIQVGLLNRFRTESERQEILQKLKTGEMDVVVGTHQLLSKSVKFRDLGLLVVDEEQRFGVNQKEKIKALKIQVDVLTLSATPIPRTLYMALSGVREMSLITTPPPSRRPIQTHLAPYDPETVRSAIRQELDRGGQVFYVVPRVAGIEEVAAKLQGMVPSARILIAHGQMAEGELESTMLAFSNGEANILVCTTIIESGLDIPRVNTILVEDAQRFGLAQLYQLRGRVGRAGIQAHAWLFYPRQEVLTEAARQRLRAIQEFTQLGSGYQLAMRDMEIRGVGNLLGAEQHGQLDSVGFDLYVELLEEAIAEIRGQEIPAVDDTQVDLNVTAFIPADYMPDLEQKMAAYRAVSAATTKEDLRQLAAEWSDRYGALPKSVQQLLRVVELKQLARQCGISRIRPEGKQHVILETPMAEPAWKLLLEQLPTHLQSRFVYSQGKITVRGLGTQPVEKQLEQLIDWFSQMKTTVATPP
- the tatC gene encoding twin-arginine translocase subunit TatC → MTRSPDIDSPAPESSAIVDSTLEASDPIDPEDELPNEVEMSLWDHLEELRQRLFVVLGTVAVTIVLCFTQVRWIIQFLEKPAHGAKFLQLSPGEYFFVSCKAAAYSGILLATPMILYQAIRFILPGLTRREQRLLAPVVFGSSILFIAGLAFAYTLLAPAALGFFINYGADVVEQLWSIDRYVDFILLLLLATGLAFQVPILQLVLIALGIVSIPQMLSQWRYVVIIAVAVAAVLTPSIDPITQGLLAGALLALYFTGIGLAKLMGVGRSEA